The Flavobacteriales bacterium genome contains the following window.
GTTCCGCGGCCTCCTCTTTTCCCGCCCGACCAGCGTAGGCGATCTCGTACTTCACATGCAACCGGTCCCGGAACCTCCTCAACGCTTCAATGGCCTTCAGGCTGTCGCTCTGTTTCTCGAAGGCCAATGCGACCACTGAAAGACCTTCGTGGTTGTACTTGGCGTACATCTCGTCCAGAAGCACCGTTTCATCCACGCAGTTCGGGCACCAGCTTCCCATGACCTGCACCATGATGACCCTGCCAACGTGTGCCGAGTCCAAGGGGCTCACATAACCGCCCTCGATCAACGGGAAGCGGAAATCGGCCATAGCGTATCCCTCACGCAAATGGGTCAGGGAATCGGGGTGGCGCAGGGTGAAGGCCGGATTGCGGACCGCGACCCACGGCTCCTGCCAATGATTGCCGCTCCAGAAGCGGCCGATCAAACTATCGCTTTGCCACCCGGCCTTGAAGAGGAACGCGTGCGAGCCATCGAAGCATGATAGAAGAAGGGAGTCCCCGATCACCACTCCCTCCAAATAACGATAGTCGCCGGTTTCCGTGAGGAAGGTTCCACGCATGCGCGGCCCCTGCTGTTCGAACTGGCCAATGGCCGCGTAGGCATCCGCCGTGCCGATGCTGTAATGGGTTTCCCACGAGCCCGACAGATCACGCGGCTCTTGGTTGGGAACACCAAGGAACCGCTCTGAACGGCCGGCGGTGGCGTGGAACGGAATGGAATAATCGGGACCCTTCAGATGGTTCAACCACCGTCCCGAAAGCGAGGAGTCCGAGGTGAAGACCCCGATGAATTCCGAATCGAAAAGCGGCATTTGGGCATGGAAGGAATCGCCAGCGATGACCACTTGATCCACGGCGATGCGCTCCGTGCTGTTCAGGACCGTTAGCGCCCACCGCGTGGAGTCACGCGTGAGTTCCACGTTGAAGGGCAAATGGTTGCCACCACCGATGTCCAAGGTGAACAACCAAGGACCAGTGATGGGTTCGGTCGCTTTCTTTACCACGGGCGCGCTGCACGAAGCAAGCACCAGTGAAAGAGCAAGGGCGATCCAGTGGGAGGGGCGCAAGCGCATCAAGGGCGCCGAATATACCGGCGGCACCATACGCGTCAACGGCCCTCTACACGTCGAACTTGATACCCTGTGCCAAGGGCAACGAACTACCGTAGTTGATGGTATTGGTTTGGCGGCGCATGTAAGCTTTCCAAGCGTCGCTTCCGCTCTCCCGCCCCCCACCGGT
Protein-coding sequences here:
- a CDS encoding TlpA family protein disulfide reductase encodes the protein MRLRPSHWIALALSLVLASCSAPVVKKATEPITGPWLFTLDIGGGNHLPFNVELTRDSTRWALTVLNSTERIAVDQVVIAGDSFHAQMPLFDSEFIGVFTSDSSLSGRWLNHLKGPDYSIPFHATAGRSERFLGVPNQEPRDLSGSWETHYSIGTADAYAAIGQFEQQGPRMRGTFLTETGDYRYLEGVVIGDSLLLSCFDGSHAFLFKAGWQSDSLIGRFWSGNHWQEPWVAVRNPAFTLRHPDSLTHLREGYAMADFRFPLIEGGYVSPLDSAHVGRVIMVQVMGSWCPNCVDETVLLDEMYAKYNHEGLSVVALAFEKQSDSLKAIEALRRFRDRLHVKYEIAYAGRAGKEEAAERLPFLDHVMSYPTCIFIDRAGRVRRIRTGFYGPGTGDHYLNYRRNLELFIERMLAEPAVVRKAA